Genomic window (Cyanobacteria bacterium GSL.Bin1):
TGGTCACTGTTAGAAATTTGGGTTCTCAAGCGCAATTAATGGCTTGTTAACCGTTTCGGGGCGAACCATTAATGGATCGACCCCAATCAACTCACTGCATCAAACTTGATTATGACGTTGAACCGGGAAAAGAGGGGAATAAACACCTATACTGAAAAGAAATTTTTGGAGCGACAATAAGAAAAAATTGTCAGCGCCGGTATCGGTTTGAGGAGGAAAAATCATGAAGCTACGTGAGTTACTCGGAACGGTTCCCCAGCTTTCCCAAGCGTCTTACTCTCCGAATTTAGAGCAAGAAGTGAAAGCGATTGTGACCAATTCCCATCAATGCCAAGGGGGAGAGTTATTTATTGGCTTACCGGGAACGCGAGTGGATGGGGGCGACTTTTGGCGCAGTGCCCTGGCCAGTGGCGCGATCGCTGCCATTATTTCCCCAGATGCAGCCAAGCGTTATCCGCCAGCAGCAGACTTTCCGGTTTTTTCCATCGACAAAATCAATGATGTTTATGCGCAATTAGCCGCTGCTTTTTACAACTATCCGTCTCAAAAGTTGAAGCTGGTTGGCGTCACCGGAACCAATGGCAAAACCACCACTACTCATCTCATTGAGTTTTTCCTCTCCGCAGCCCAGCATCCAACTGCCCTTCTGGGAACCCTCTATGCGCGATGGCAAGGCTATAACCAAGTGGCAACCCACACCACTCCTTTTCCAGCGGAATTACAAGCACAATTAGCAGAGGCGCTTGCTGCCGGCAATGAATATGCAGTTTTAGAAGTCAGTTCCCATGCTTTAGCCCAAGGGCGCGTCAAAGGTTGTGAGTTTCAAGTTTCAGTGTTTACCAATTTAACTCAAGATCACCTGGATTTTCATGAAACCATGGAAAACTATTTCCAAGCCAAAGCCCTCCTCTTTCGACCCGACTATTTAAAGGATCGCGCCATTATTAACCAAGATGACCCCTATGGACAACGCTTAATTGAAGAACTTGCCCCAGAAAAGGTCTGGTCTTATAGCCGCGAAAATACCAATGCGGATCTCTATCCAGAAAACCTGGTTTACGAAGCCAGTGGCGTGAAAGGGACTTTAAAGACACCGCAAGGGGAGATTCCCTTCCGTTCTCCGTTAGTTGGAGAATTC
Coding sequences:
- a CDS encoding UDP-N-acetylmuramoyl-L-alanyl-D-glutamate--2,6-diaminopimelate ligase, which gives rise to MKLRELLGTVPQLSQASYSPNLEQEVKAIVTNSHQCQGGELFIGLPGTRVDGGDFWRSALASGAIAAIISPDAAKRYPPAADFPVFSIDKINDVYAQLAAAFYNYPSQKLKLVGVTGTNGKTTTTHLIEFFLSAAQHPTALLGTLYARWQGYNQVATHTTPFPAELQAQLAEALAAGNEYAVLEVSSHALAQGRVKGCEFQVSVFTNLTQDHLDFHETMENYFQAKALLFRPDYLKDRAIINQDDPYGQRLIEELAPEKVWSYSRENTNADLYPENLVYEASGVKGTLKTPQGEIPFRSPLVGEFNLSNLLAAVGAALHLGVELETIAQALPQFKGVPGRMERVAIDPNPEISVIVDYAHTPDSLENLLRAARPFIPKRMICVFGCGGDRDRTKRPIMGKVASDLADIPVVTSDNPRTENPQQIIDDILDGMDNVETIVERDRAVAIAKAIQMAEPGDGVLIAGKGHEDYQILGTEKVHFDDREEARKALMQRGSSIG